CAAGTTTCAGTCGGTCCTCACGTCGTTCGGCCCGGCTGAATCAGCCAGCGTGCACGGCGCGAGAAAGGAGTTGGTGAGGACCCATTGGCTGTTGAATGAGGAAAATTCGCGCCCTCGGCGTGATCCCGAAAGCCGGAGTTTTCGGCGGGGATGCTCACGAGGTGGCTGGAATGTCACAGCAGGCACACTGCGCCTCACGGACCTTATCTGTAACATCGCCCTCAGAGGCATCGATAATCACGCGTGTCGCAATTTTCTGGGTGAACCGGGGGTGAAACTGTGCGCCGAGGGTTGGTGGCGGCCGTCCTGGCGGTGACGGTGGCGTTTTGCGGGCTGAGCCCGGCAATCGCCCAGGCCGTGCCGCCGGTGGCCGGCAAGGACTTCACCAAGCCCGCCATCGTCATCTTGGGCTATGGGCTGAAGCCCGACGGGTCGATGCGCCCGATCCTGTACCACCGCGTGCTCACGGGGCTCGCGATCGCTCAGTCGTTCCCGCAGTCGCCGGTGATCGTCACCGGCGGCAACCCCCGCAACGGTCAGACCGAGGCGGCGCAGATGCGCAATCTGCTTGTGATGCTTGGCTTTCCGGCCAACCGCATCATTGTCGAGGACAAGGCCAACAGCACGGTGCAGAACGCGCAGTTCTCGGTACCGCTGGCCAAGAAGGCGGGCGCCACCGGGATCATCGTGGTGACCTCGTCGACGCATCAGGGGCGGGCAGACCAGAATTTCGCCGACGCGGGCGGCAATGTGCTGGCCACCGTGAGCTTCCCGGACGGAAATCCCTCGGTGAACATCGCGCAGTTCGTACGTGACGTCCTGAGCCCGGTGACGCCGATCGGTTGATCGCCGCGCGACTAGGCTGGGTTTGTACCGACGAAAGTGTGACGACCATGCCCAGGACTGTCCGGATGTCCCGGTTGCTGGTTGGGTGTTGCTGCGCCGCCGCCGTCGCTTTTGCGCCTTCTGCCCTCGCTGAACCGGCGGCACTGGATCCGACCGGGAACCGTTCCGGAGGGCCCGCCCCGACGGTCAACGGTGTGCCGTGTGTGGGCGGCAATCTCGGCGTCTGCCTGAGCTTCCGGCAGAACCGGCCACCGGCCGCCAGCCCGGAAGCACGGTCCAGCGTCGGCCATAGCCCCACCGTGCGTCGCTGACCGGCATTACCATGGCAGGCCGAGATGAACAGTCCCACGACGTCGGTTGAGGCCGACAAGAGCGCGTTCCGGTCGCGGCTGCTCGATGCCATGATTCAGTCGGTCGTCGAGGACGGCTATCAGAACACCACGGTTGCCGACATTGTGCGGCGCGCCAAGACCTCGCGGCGCACGTTCTACGAACATTTCGCCAGCCGCGAGGAGTGCTTCGTCGCGCTGCTGACGAGCGTCAACACCAAGCACG
The window above is part of the Mycolicibacterium fortuitum subsp. fortuitum genome. Proteins encoded here:
- a CDS encoding YdcF family protein; this encodes MRRGLVAAVLAVTVAFCGLSPAIAQAVPPVAGKDFTKPAIVILGYGLKPDGSMRPILYHRVLTGLAIAQSFPQSPVIVTGGNPRNGQTEAAQMRNLLVMLGFPANRIIVEDKANSTVQNAQFSVPLAKKAGATGIIVVTSSTHQGRADQNFADAGGNVLATVSFPDGNPSVNIAQFVRDVLSPVTPIG